The Sporohalobacter salinus genomic interval AGCTATTAAACTAGTATTTAAATATCTCCGCACTGCTTATAAAAAAGGAGATGATATAAAAGCTAGAACTAAAATGCATAATGCCTCTGCTATTGCAGGAATCGCCTTTTCTAATGCATCCCTTGGTATTGTCCATAGTCTAGCTCATAAGATCGGCGGAGAATTAGATATTACACATGGTCTAGCCAATGCTATTCTCTTACCATATGTTATTGATTTCAATTATGAAACTGCCGAAGAAAAATATAAAACAATTAAACATATCACTGGAGAACAGAATTTATCCGAAGCAATAAAAGAATTAAATGAAGATCTCAATATTCCTAGTTGCTTCAAAAAACTTGATGATATAAATGAAAATGAATTTAAGAAAATACTTGACCGTATGTCCGAAAATGCTCTTCAAGATGCCTGTACCTTAACCAATCCTAAAGAACCTAACGTAACTGATATGAAAGAAATCTATAAACAAGCTTTCTATGGAAAATAAGCTGTAATATTACAATTCCTCTATTTATCAAGGTGCTGATTCGTTATCAGCACCTTATTTTTTTAACAAAGCTTTTTTACTAACCCGTATAATTTCTAGTATAGATAAAGTTATATTTACCAGAATGTTTTAATTCATCTGTAATAATTTCGAATAACTTATCTCTATGTTCCCTTTTTCTCAATCCGTAATAAATTTGGCGGTATAATTCAACTGCAGCCAATTCTCCAAATAATGCCTGCTCAATTCCTGCTAAATAGCTTTCGGGCTGCTTATAATCCTCCTCGCCTACTGGTACAGGGTCTCTACCAGTAATTTCTCGGTAGATCTGTTTAAATAAATCATAATGCCTCAATTCATCTTCTCTAATATCAGATATAATCTCTTTTTCCTTTCATCACTTGCTTCTCCAGCCAAAGCTCTTCTGATTAATTCCAAAGTCGTCTTCATATCAACATCAAATACACTTTCCCGCTGCAAATCTAATTCATCATTCATATTTTCTACCTCCCAAAATCACTTCAAATTCTCCATAACATTATATTCCTAGATTTGCTTAAATGTTAAAAATGGGAGGCTTAAAATTGACAAAAAATAATGATATTCCTCGCTATTACTCCTTTAACAATCCAAACTTTATTTAGGAATTCCAAAAGCACAAGAAGCAATCTGACACTTACCACAAACATCAAATATTCCATCAAAATTTTTGAGTTTCTTTTGAAACATCTCATTATTTTTTAAAACAAATTTATAACATAACTGTCTATCAAATTCTTCTTTTGTCAATGCTTCTGTTGGACAGCGTTCAACACAGACACCACAAGAACCATCTTGATAATAAAGACATGGAGTTTCTGTAAATTTAGCTGAAGGAGTTAAATAATGGTCTATTACTAAACTACCATATCTACCAGCACTTCCCTGTTCAGTAATTAACATTCGATTTAACCCAAAATCACCTAAACCACAGATTTTAGCTACACTCCGATGTGACCAGAAGCTAATTAATCTCTCTTCATCAAAATTATGAGTCGCACTCTGCCAACCGACTTTAATCCCTACTTCCTCTAATTCTTCTTGTAATCTAATACAAATTTCACTAATTAATTCATTAGTTTCATCATAGGCGATAGCCCACTCTAAAGCACATCCCGTTTGATTATCATTTGCCTCTATTACTTCTTTTGCAAAAGGAATAAAGAAGGCTATAACAGTCTTAGCATTAGATAAAATATCAGTAGGTAATTTATACTCAGAAGTAATTATCTCTTTTAATCTTTTAAAATCCTTATCATCAGTATTAGCAAATCCAACTAACGGCTGGCGATACTCAGTATCAGTATTACTATTAATAACTGTCTCTTCAATAATTTCTCTGATTAATTCCTTTACCATTATAACCCCTCCTAAATTTCACTCTAATATAACAGCTACATTAAATCAGCAATAGTCAGATCCTTTAAATCTGATCTTATACTTTCTCTAACTAAGCTATATATATCTTCTACTTTTCTACTAGCAAAAACCTCTTGTACATTAACTGGGTGATTAGATATCTGCACCTGAAGTATTTCCCAAACTGAAATTTCCTCCAGCGGTGTTAGAGGCAAATACTTATTCTCTTTAGTCAAAGATATAAATTCTGCATTCTTTAATTTCTGTAAATAATTCTTCATCCCTAACTTATAATATTTAATCAATTATTTTAATTTTAAGAATTATTCTCTGCAGTTTCTTTAGCCAAAATATCACATAATTCATTTTCAAAATGGTCTGAATGAGCTTTAACCCATTCAAGCTCAATATACTTTCCTTCCGTAAGTTCATCGAACCTCTTCCAATATTTAATATGCTTAACCTTCTCCCCATTTACTGTATACCAATCATTTAACTTCCAATTAATTATCCATTCTGCTAAACCTTTTCTTACATATTGACTATCTGTAACTATCCTTATTCTCTCGTGATCTTTAAGTAACTCTACTCCTCTAATAGCAGCCAATAACTCTATTAAGTTACTATTCTTAACATCTACTCCTTCCGTATAATAATTATAATTTCCGGCTTCATCTTCGATAATTAAAGCATAAGCTCCATTGTCTAACTCTTCTAAAAAACTACCATCAGTATATATTTTAGGAGTTTTATTATCTTCATAATTATCCCGGGTATAACTCTTTATCTCTGTTTCCCGCTTATCAACTACCATTAATTTTTCCTTATCATTAAAACCAGAAACATCTTTTTGGTTTCTTAAACAAAATTTAAGTTCAAATCCTACATAATAAGTATCTAGTCTTTTAGTATGAAGCATCTTCCTTAACTGATATTCATTTTCCCTTAATAAATTACTTAACTCATTATTTTCACAGAATCTTAACTCTTTATTCTCAGGATTAAACCAAAAAGCAGTACTTTCTCCTCCTCGAAGTACTTCAATTTTATAATCATTTCCTAGTTGAAATATTATTTCCATGTCAAAAACAAGAATTTCCATTATCTCCTTCCTCCCCGTTTTCATCACTTCTATTACTCCAATACAATGCTTTTTCTACTCTTTTTCCAATT includes:
- a CDS encoding ferritin-like domain-containing protein, with the protein product MRHYDLFKQIYREITGRDPVPVGEEDYKQPESYLAGIEQALFGELAAVELYRQIYYGLRKREHRDKLFEIITDELKHSGKYNFIYTRNYTG
- a CDS encoding epoxyqueuosine reductase is translated as MVKELIREIIEETVINSNTDTEYRQPLVGFANTDDKDFKRLKEIITSEYKLPTDILSNAKTVIAFFIPFAKEVIEANDNQTGCALEWAIAYDETNELISEICIRLQEELEEVGIKVGWQSATHNFDEERLISFWSHRSVAKICGLGDFGLNRMLITEQGSAGRYGSLVIDHYLTPSAKFTETPCLYYQDGSCGVCVERCPTEALTKEEFDRQLCYKFVLKNNEMFQKKLKNFDGIFDVCGKCQIASCAFGIPK
- a CDS encoding ribonuclease H family protein; translation: MEILVFDMEIIFQLGNDYKIEVLRGGESTAFWFNPENKELRFCENNELSNLLRENEYQLRKMLHTKRLDTYYVGFELKFCLRNQKDVSGFNDKEKLMVVDKRETEIKSYTRDNYEDNKTPKIYTDGSFLEELDNGAYALIIEDEAGNYNYYTEGVDVKNSNLIELLAAIRGVELLKDHERIRIVTDSQYVRKGLAEWIINWKLNDWYTVNGEKVKHIKYWKRFDELTEGKYIELEWVKAHSDHFENELCDILAKETAENNS